The genomic stretch TCCTGTTCGAGGCCGATCTGACGCACCGCGACAGCAGAACGCCCCGCCGGCCGAAGCCAGCGGGGCGTCCCCACAAGTGACCAGACTCAGAAGTCCCAGTCCTCGTCCTCAGTGCTCTCCGCCTTGCCGATGACGTACGACGAGCCCGACCCCGAGAAGAAGTCGTGGTTCTCGTCCGCGTTGGGCGACAGCGCCGACAGGATCGCCGGGTTCACGTCCGTCGTCTCCTTGGGGAACATCGGCTCGTAGCCCAGGTTCATCAGCGCCTTGTTGGCGTTGTAGTGCAGGAACTTCTTGACGTCCTCGGTCAGCCCGACCTGGTCGTAGAGGTCCTGCGTGTACTGGATCTCGTTCTCGTACAGCTCGAACAGCAGGCTGAACGTGTAGTCCTTGATCTCCTGCTTGCGCTCCTCGGAGGCGCCCTCGAGCCCCTTCTGGAACTTGTACCCGATGTAGTACCCGTGGACGGCTTCGTCGCGGATGATCAGGCGGATCAGGTCAGCGGTGTTCGTGAGCTTCGCGCGTGAGGACCAGTACATCGGCAGGTAGAAGCCGGAGTAGAACAGGAACGACTCGAGCAGGGTCGACGCGACCTTGCGCTTCAGGGGGTCGTCACCGGTGTAGTAGTCGAGGACGATCTGTGCCTTCTTCTGCAGGTTCACGTTCTCCGTGGACCAGCGGAAGGCGTCGTCGATCTCGGGCGTCGACGCCAGGGTCGAGAAGATCGACGAGTAGCTCTTGGCGTGCACCGACTCCATGAACGCGATGTTCGTGTAGACGGACTCCTCGTGCGGGGTGATCGCGTCGGGGATCAGGCTGATCGCGCCGACGGTGCCCTGGATGGTGTCCAGGAGCGTCAGACCCGTGAACACGCGCATGGTGAGCTGCTGCTCTTCGGGCGTGAGGGTGTTCCACGACTGCACGTCGTTCGACAGCGGCACCTTCTCGGGCAGCCAGAAGTTGTTGACGAGGCGGTTCCAGACCTCGACGTCCTTCTCGTCCTGGATGCGGTTCCAGTTGATCGCGCTGACCGAACGGATCAGCGGGACGGCTTTGCCGGTGGCGTGGACCGGGTCGGTGAGAGTCATTGCGTTCTTCCGGAAGTCATTGATCGGAACGGGAGTCGGACTGGAGGCGCGGTGCGGGCGGGCACCGCGCCTCCAGGCCGGGGGGGGGGGTGATCGCGTCAGCGACCGGAGGTCACAGCATGCAGCTGACGCAGCCCTCGACCTCGGTGCCCTCGAGTGCGAGCTGGCGCAGACGGATGTAGTAGATCGTCTTGATGCCCTTGCGCCATGCGTAGATCTGGGCCTTGTTGATGTCACGCGTGGTGGCGGTGTCCTTGAAGAACAGCGTCAAGGACAGGCCCTGGTCCACGTGCTGCGTCGCCGCGGCGTACGTGTCGATGATCTTCTCGGCACCGATCTCGTACGCGTCCTGGTAGTAGTCCAGGTTGTCGTTCGTCATGAACGGCGCCGGGTAGTAGACGCGGCCGAGCTTGCCTTCCTTGCGGATCTCGATCTTCGACGCGATCGGGTGGATCGACGACGTCGAGTGGTTGATGTACGAGATCGAACCGGTCGGCGGGACGGCCTGCAGGTTCTGGTTGTAGATGCCGTGCTCCTGGACGGACGCCTTCAGCGCCTTCCAGTCGTCCTGCGTCGGGATGGTGATGTTCGCGTTGTCGAACAGCGACGCGACGCGGGCGGTGGCCGGCGTCCAGACCTGGTCGGTGTACTTGTCGAAGAACTCACCCGACGCGTACTTCGAGTCGCGGAAGCCGTCGAAGGTCTCCCCGGTCTCGATCGCGATGTTGTTCGAGGCGCG from Curtobacterium sp. MCLR17_032 encodes the following:
- the nrdF gene encoding class 1b ribonucleoside-diphosphate reductase subunit beta; the encoded protein is MTLTDPVHATGKAVPLIRSVSAINWNRIQDEKDVEVWNRLVNNFWLPEKVPLSNDVQSWNTLTPEEQQLTMRVFTGLTLLDTIQGTVGAISLIPDAITPHEESVYTNIAFMESVHAKSYSSIFSTLASTPEIDDAFRWSTENVNLQKKAQIVLDYYTGDDPLKRKVASTLLESFLFYSGFYLPMYWSSRAKLTNTADLIRLIIRDEAVHGYYIGYKFQKGLEGASEERKQEIKDYTFSLLFELYENEIQYTQDLYDQVGLTEDVKKFLHYNANKALMNLGYEPMFPKETTDVNPAILSALSPNADENHDFFSGSGSSYVIGKAESTEDEDWDF